In Archocentrus centrarchus isolate MPI-CPG fArcCen1 chromosome 1, fArcCen1, whole genome shotgun sequence, the following proteins share a genomic window:
- the LOC115787559 gene encoding scaffold attachment factor B1 isoform X2: protein MWRIWARVGEIITAALQEENFEVDARRCRERTMLLLDYYKKQDFPSLRRFGTERLYAQKEDLLHEVLELEAEKGLLVSNEGTKYQDDERRNRVSEELTLPEQDKPNITIPQTATTEPEEEHEAMTELSAAPTAKRPCQCCCQTYSEILSFLEKRSEAEQRLREEELALRREELEVQRSKIALERERLGAERKERERRFELESQERQVILDLLKEKVLKG from the exons ATGT GGCGGATTTGGGCACGTGTGGGAGAAATTATCACTGCTGCGCTCCAAGAGGAAAACTTTGAGGTGGATGCCAGGAGGTGTAGGGAGAGGACCATGCTGCTGCTAGACTACTACAAGAAACAAGACTTTCCCAGTCTCCGCAG gtTTGGAACAGAGAGATTGTATGCCCAAAAGGAGGATCTGCTCCATGAGGTTTTGGAGCTGGAAGCTGAGAAGGGGCTCCTAGTCAGCAATGAGGGCACAAAGTACCAA GACGATGAGCGGAGAAATCGAGTCTCAGAAGAATTAACTCTACCAGAACAGGACAAACCCAACATCACAATCCCACAAACAGCCACCACAG aaccagaagaagagCACGAGGCAATGACGGAGCTGTCAGCAGCGCCCACAGCCAAGCGGCCCTGCCAGTGTTGCTGTCAGACCTACTCAGAGATTCTCAGCTTCCTGGAGAAACGCTCAGAGGCAGAGCAGCGACTTCGAGAAGAGGAGCTTGCCTTGCGCCGAGAGGAGCTGGAGGTTCAGAGAA GTAAGATCGCTCTGGAGAGAGAACGTCTGGGCgctgagagaaaagagagggagCGGAGATTTGAGCTTGAGAGTCAAGAGAGGCAGGTCATCTTGGACCTTTTAAAAGAGAAGGTGCTGAAAGGCTGA
- the LOC115787559 gene encoding scaffold attachment factor B1 isoform X1, translating into MERVVVEVPINNGFPLACPSTTPRKRQVRFSARHDIILLREVIAQNPFASKEPGRIWARVGEIITAALQEENFEVDARRCRERTMLLLDYYKKQDFPSLRRFGTERLYAQKEDLLHEVLELEAEKGLLVSNEGTKYQDDERRNRVSEELTLPEQDKPNITIPQTATTEPEEEHEAMTELSAAPTAKRPCQCCCQTYSEILSFLEKRSEAEQRLREEELALRREELEVQRSKIALERERLGAERKERERRFELESQERQVILDLLKEKVLKG; encoded by the exons ATGGAACGGGTAGTGGTGGAAGTGCCGATCAACAACG GCTTTCCCCTTGCGTGCCCTTCCACAACCCCACGAAAGCGGCAGGTGCGGTTTTCAGCGCGGCATGACATCATCCTTCTGCGAGAGGTGATTGCACAGAATCCCTTTGCCTCCAAAGAgccag GGCGGATTTGGGCACGTGTGGGAGAAATTATCACTGCTGCGCTCCAAGAGGAAAACTTTGAGGTGGATGCCAGGAGGTGTAGGGAGAGGACCATGCTGCTGCTAGACTACTACAAGAAACAAGACTTTCCCAGTCTCCGCAG gtTTGGAACAGAGAGATTGTATGCCCAAAAGGAGGATCTGCTCCATGAGGTTTTGGAGCTGGAAGCTGAGAAGGGGCTCCTAGTCAGCAATGAGGGCACAAAGTACCAA GACGATGAGCGGAGAAATCGAGTCTCAGAAGAATTAACTCTACCAGAACAGGACAAACCCAACATCACAATCCCACAAACAGCCACCACAG aaccagaagaagagCACGAGGCAATGACGGAGCTGTCAGCAGCGCCCACAGCCAAGCGGCCCTGCCAGTGTTGCTGTCAGACCTACTCAGAGATTCTCAGCTTCCTGGAGAAACGCTCAGAGGCAGAGCAGCGACTTCGAGAAGAGGAGCTTGCCTTGCGCCGAGAGGAGCTGGAGGTTCAGAGAA GTAAGATCGCTCTGGAGAGAGAACGTCTGGGCgctgagagaaaagagagggagCGGAGATTTGAGCTTGAGAGTCAAGAGAGGCAGGTCATCTTGGACCTTTTAAAAGAGAAGGTGCTGAAAGGCTGA